The Papaver somniferum cultivar HN1 chromosome 3, ASM357369v1, whole genome shotgun sequence genome includes a region encoding these proteins:
- the LOC113356102 gene encoding 50S ribosomal protein HLP, mitochondrial-like, with the protein MQSTGTCLVKLLLSLVSKSKRQQRTFIQMGTILKVVDNSGAKLVACIQAVKGKKGARLGDTIIASVKEAQPRGKVKKGDVVRGVVVRAAMQRGRCDGSEIRFDDNAVVLVNKEGEPIGTRVFGPVPHELRKKKHVKILTLAEHIA; encoded by the exons ATGCAATCTACGGGCACATGTTTGGTTAAACTCTTACTTAGCCTAGTAAGTAAGAGCAAAAGG CAGCAAAGAACGTTCATACAAATGGGGACCATACTTAAAGTTGTTGATAACTCGGGTGCAAAACTTGTGGCGTGCATTCAAGCCGTGAAAGGAAAGAAGGGAGCAAGGTTAGGAGACACAATTATCGCATCAGTGAAAGAAGCTCAACCTCGTGGCAAAGTGAAGAAAGGAGACGTCGTCCGTGGTGTTGTTGTGCGTGCAGCCATGCAACGAGGCCGTTGTGATGGGAGTGAGATAAGGTTCGATGATAATGCAGTAGTCCTTGTCAACAAGGAGGGTGAGCCAATCGGAACTAGAGTTTTTGGACCAGTACCGCATGAGTTGAGGAAGAAAAAGCATGTAAAAATTCTTACTTTGGCAGAACATATTGCCTAA